The following proteins are encoded in a genomic region of Sulfurimonas sp. HSL3-7:
- the pgl gene encoding 6-phosphogluconolactonase, whose protein sequence is MSKFVHAFTTQSKLLEDLSQQIAYDLKTAIRHYARATMLVSGGSTPKPLFEVLRRIDLPWEKVSIGLCDERWVPPTHNDSNEGFVKKHLLQERAGKARFVGMYTEGLSLKEAQEHCSQTYRKELYPFDVTLLGMGKDGHIASLFPESRQLDHALDLTNKKFCIAVEPETAPHSRMSLTRTAILSARHLYLHFEGKEKLAVYQEVIKGEDMHTLPVRSVLQQDLTDIKVYFR, encoded by the coding sequence ATGAGTAAATTTGTACATGCATTTACAACACAATCCAAGTTGCTTGAGGACTTAAGTCAACAGATAGCCTACGATCTGAAAACGGCGATCCGCCATTATGCCAGAGCGACCATGCTTGTCTCGGGCGGAAGTACCCCGAAACCGCTTTTTGAAGTGCTGCGCCGTATTGACCTGCCGTGGGAAAAGGTCAGCATAGGACTCTGCGATGAACGGTGGGTACCGCCCACCCACAACGACAGCAATGAAGGCTTTGTCAAAAAACACCTTCTGCAAGAGCGTGCCGGCAAGGCGCGTTTTGTCGGGATGTACACGGAGGGGCTCTCTTTGAAGGAGGCGCAAGAACACTGTTCACAAACCTATCGAAAAGAGCTTTACCCTTTTGACGTCACACTGCTAGGAATGGGAAAAGACGGCCACATCGCCTCGCTTTTCCCTGAAAGCAGGCAACTCGACCACGCCTTGGACCTCACAAACAAAAAATTCTGCATCGCTGTCGAACCGGAGACAGCACCGCACAGCCGTATGAGTCTGACACGTACTGCGATCCTGAGTGCCCGGCATCTCTACCTTCACTTCGAGGGCAAAGAGAAGCTTGCCGTCTATCAGGAGGTGATCAAGGGCGAGGATATGCATACGCTGCCTGTGCGCTCTGTCCTGCAGCAGGACCTCACCGACATAAAGGTCTATTTCCGATGA
- a CDS encoding glycosyl transferase, with amino-acid sequence MADFFQNGVITTLQKLGDRSLEDMESELVEYGKRHRMVLLLPALYSEFETPAMHKIIEELKGVNYLYKIILGLDQATEEQFEEVKALMSVLPCQVDVLWNDGPRIKELYAELTAEGFPGLDTPGKGRNVWTMIGYGLTDQDAYAFALHDCDIVNYTREVPARLFFPIVHPALDFEFNKGFYSRVTDKLHGRVTRLFYSPLVHSLVKVFGNNRYLDYMESFRYSLSGEFAFIRSLGRGISISPTWGLEVSTLSEVYKNTSNRRICQTEIMESYEHKHQELGSQDSGGGIYKMSNDIAKTLFRVLAQEGVVFSRASFKTLLATYFQESRFEISKFNALSKLNDLKYNREKEINAVEAFEGAIKAAAEEFYKDPMGVPSLSPWITVRSVLPGFSEKFAAYVEKDNA; translated from the coding sequence ATGGCTGATTTTTTTCAAAACGGCGTCATCACCACCCTACAAAAACTTGGGGACCGTTCCCTGGAAGATATGGAATCCGAGTTAGTCGAATATGGTAAACGACATCGTATGGTCCTTCTGCTGCCGGCACTCTACTCGGAGTTTGAAACGCCGGCTATGCACAAGATCATTGAAGAGCTCAAAGGTGTCAACTACCTTTACAAGATCATTCTCGGGCTTGACCAGGCCACCGAAGAACAGTTTGAAGAGGTCAAGGCACTTATGTCCGTTCTGCCGTGCCAGGTCGACGTTCTCTGGAACGACGGTCCGCGAATCAAAGAGCTTTATGCAGAACTGACAGCCGAGGGGTTCCCCGGTCTGGATACACCCGGCAAAGGGCGTAATGTCTGGACCATGATAGGTTATGGCCTGACCGATCAGGACGCCTACGCTTTTGCACTGCACGATTGTGATATCGTAAACTACACGCGTGAGGTTCCGGCACGTCTCTTTTTCCCCATTGTCCACCCGGCACTGGATTTTGAGTTTAACAAAGGCTTCTACTCGCGCGTCACGGACAAGCTTCACGGCCGTGTGACACGTCTCTTCTACTCACCGCTGGTCCACTCGCTGGTCAAGGTCTTCGGAAACAACCGCTACCTTGATTACATGGAGAGTTTCCGCTACTCACTCTCCGGCGAGTTCGCCTTTATCCGTTCGCTGGGCCGGGGGATCAGTATCTCACCGACGTGGGGGCTTGAGGTCTCGACACTGAGCGAGGTCTATAAAAACACCTCCAACCGCCGTATCTGTCAGACAGAGATCATGGAGAGCTACGAACATAAACACCAGGAGCTCGGAAGCCAAGACTCCGGCGGCGGCATCTATAAGATGTCCAACGACATTGCAAAAACACTTTTCAGAGTCCTGGCCCAAGAGGGGGTTGTTTTCTCCCGGGCTTCGTTTAAGACGCTTCTGGCGACCTACTTTCAAGAGTCCCGCTTTGAGATCTCAAAATTCAACGCATTAAGCAAGCTCAACGATCTCAAATACAACCGTGAAAAAGAGATCAATGCCGTTGAGGCCTTTGAGGGTGCCATCAAAGCAGCCGCGGAAGAGTTCTACAAAGACCCGATGGGTGTCCCCTCCCTCTCCCCGTGGATCACCGTCCGATCGGTCCTGCCTGGATTTTCAGAAAAATTTGCAGCGTATGTCGAAAAGGATAATGCATGA
- the edd gene encoding phosphogluconate dehydratase, with the protein MNEIIQSVTDAIIKRSQKSRVLYKARIDAAQGHGVNRTTLGCSNLAHAMAPMSTEEKAALSHDTAANIAIVTAYNDMLSAHEPFKLYPPLIKRALMDVGATAQVAGGVPAMCDGVTQSQPGMELSLFSRDNIAMGTAIALSHNVYDGALYLGVCDKIVPGLLIGALSFGHLPAIFIPAGPMPSGISNSEKSLIRQEFAQGKVSEGALLKAESASYHSSGTCTFYGTANSNQMLLEMMGLQLPNSSFVNTDTPLRDALTRDAAQRIVGMTESSGNYKPIGRIIDEKSFVNAIVGLMATGGSTNHTIHLIAMAKAAGIILNWDDFDAVSKVTPLLCKMYPNGQADVNHFREAGGMSVVIHQLLDAGLVHDDVETIVGRGLRNYVVEPQLDRGKVAFSEGAKTSRDTGVIGSADTPFSHEGGLKLLTGNLGRSVIKTSALKPGQLFIEAPAIVFESQEALQRAFKAGELERDFIAVVRYQGPKANGMPELHGLMPPLGVLQDKGFNVAIITDGRMSGASGKVPSAIHLSPEAKDGGAIAKVVTGDMIRMDIENGEITLLIDEDRFDTRPLGSCELTPRHHGFGRELFAAVRQEVNSAEEGATIFDLPGEERA; encoded by the coding sequence ATGAATGAAATTATCCAGAGCGTCACCGATGCGATCATCAAACGCTCGCAAAAGAGCCGTGTTCTATACAAAGCGCGCATTGACGCGGCGCAGGGGCACGGCGTCAACCGGACAACCCTCGGCTGCAGCAACCTCGCTCATGCGATGGCACCGATGAGCACAGAAGAGAAAGCGGCCCTCTCACATGATACGGCCGCCAACATCGCCATTGTTACCGCGTACAACGACATGCTCTCCGCCCATGAACCCTTTAAACTCTACCCGCCCCTGATCAAACGGGCCTTAATGGATGTCGGTGCGACGGCCCAGGTCGCCGGCGGTGTTCCTGCCATGTGCGACGGGGTGACCCAATCCCAGCCGGGCATGGAGCTGAGCCTTTTCAGCCGTGACAATATCGCCATGGGCACCGCTATCGCCCTCTCGCACAACGTCTATGACGGCGCACTCTACCTCGGCGTCTGCGACAAGATCGTGCCGGGTCTGCTCATCGGCGCCCTCTCTTTCGGCCATCTTCCCGCCATTTTCATCCCGGCAGGGCCCATGCCTTCAGGTATCTCCAACAGCGAGAAATCGCTGATACGTCAGGAGTTTGCCCAGGGCAAGGTGAGCGAAGGTGCCCTGCTCAAAGCCGAATCCGCCTCCTATCACAGCAGCGGCACCTGTACCTTCTACGGTACGGCAAACTCCAACCAGATGCTGCTGGAGATGATGGGGCTGCAGCTGCCCAACAGCTCTTTTGTCAACACCGATACGCCTCTGCGCGATGCCCTCACCCGGGACGCCGCACAGCGTATCGTCGGTATGACGGAGAGTTCAGGGAACTACAAACCGATAGGCCGCATCATTGATGAAAAAAGTTTTGTCAACGCCATCGTCGGGCTGATGGCGACAGGCGGTTCAACCAACCACACCATCCACCTCATTGCTATGGCCAAAGCGGCCGGGATCATCCTCAACTGGGATGATTTTGATGCCGTCTCCAAGGTAACGCCTCTGCTCTGCAAGATGTATCCTAACGGACAAGCCGATGTCAACCATTTCCGAGAAGCAGGCGGTATGAGCGTCGTGATCCACCAGCTTTTGGATGCCGGCCTGGTACATGACGATGTCGAGACCATCGTCGGCAGAGGCTTGCGAAACTACGTCGTCGAACCGCAGCTTGACAGAGGAAAGGTCGCCTTTTCAGAAGGGGCGAAAACCTCCAGGGACACCGGTGTCATCGGCTCCGCCGACACACCGTTCAGCCATGAGGGCGGTTTGAAACTGCTTACCGGGAACCTTGGCCGGAGCGTTATCAAAACCTCGGCCCTTAAACCCGGACAGCTCTTCATCGAAGCACCCGCGATCGTCTTCGAATCCCAGGAAGCGCTTCAACGTGCCTTTAAGGCGGGAGAACTCGAACGGGACTTCATCGCCGTCGTCCGCTACCAGGGGCCCAAAGCCAACGGGATGCCGGAACTTCACGGGCTGATGCCGCCGCTGGGTGTCTTGCAGGACAAAGGCTTCAACGTGGCCATCATCACCGACGGGCGCATGTCCGGTGCTTCGGGCAAAGTGCCTTCGGCCATCCACCTCTCCCCGGAAGCCAAGGATGGCGGGGCAATCGCCAAGGTCGTCACCGGCGACATGATCCGTATGGACATCGAAAACGGCGAGATCACCCTGCTGATTGATGAAGATAGATTTGATACCCGTCCGCTTGGAAGCTGCGAGCTCACACCGCGTCACCACGGTTTCGGCCGGGAACTTTTTGCAGCGGTACGCCAAGAGGTCAACAGTGCCGAAGAGGGTGCGACCATCTTTGACCTTCCCGGAGAGGAGCGCGCATGA
- the zwf gene encoding glucose-6-phosphate dehydrogenase, with translation MSELENLCDIMIFGGHGDLAFRKLMPALYFLYSDGYLTANARIITLSRDHMDCSEHIALVETKLQEFLPEGAFEPEKFERFKKQLRLVTVDFTDSQSYKGLKELLNEHPERERVNYLSTSPSFFGSICQSLSQWELITEKSRVVLEKPIGRDLQSSQVINKEVLKYFDENQIYRIDHYLGKDTVQNIMALRFSNRFFMPLWSSDNIDHVQITVAESVGVEGRWGYYDEYGAMRDMIQNHLMQLLCLVAMEPPCSLEADSTRDEKVKVLRSLRPMTPTDIEQKSVRAQYTSGSNGGEAVPGYQEGEGVENSTTETFTALRVDIDNWRWNGVPFYIRSGKRMRQRYSEIVIQFKTVPHSIFANNGACISENQLVISLQPKESIRLKLMNKIPGLSENMHLQQVELELNAPMNNQRKPEAYERLLLDVIRANPTLFMRLDEVEAAWKWTDAIIKGWAANMTPMKKYNAGTDGPSAAIHLIARDGRSWHDE, from the coding sequence ATGAGTGAACTGGAAAATCTTTGTGACATCATGATCTTCGGAGGACACGGTGATCTGGCATTTCGCAAGCTGATGCCGGCACTCTATTTCCTCTACAGCGACGGTTACCTCACGGCAAACGCCCGTATCATCACCCTGAGCCGTGACCATATGGACTGCAGCGAGCATATCGCACTGGTCGAAACAAAACTTCAGGAATTTCTGCCTGAAGGGGCGTTCGAACCCGAAAAATTTGAACGCTTCAAAAAGCAGCTCCGTCTCGTAACCGTTGACTTTACCGACAGCCAAAGCTATAAAGGGCTCAAGGAACTGTTGAACGAGCATCCCGAACGCGAACGCGTCAATTACCTGTCAACTTCGCCAAGCTTTTTCGGCAGTATCTGCCAGTCACTCAGCCAATGGGAGCTTATTACCGAGAAAAGCCGGGTCGTTCTCGAAAAACCGATCGGCCGCGACCTCCAGTCGTCACAGGTGATCAATAAAGAGGTCCTTAAATATTTCGACGAGAACCAGATCTACCGCATCGACCACTATCTCGGCAAAGACACGGTACAGAACATTATGGCGCTGCGTTTTTCCAACCGATTTTTCATGCCGCTGTGGTCCTCCGACAACATCGACCACGTCCAGATCACCGTCGCCGAAAGCGTCGGTGTCGAAGGACGCTGGGGCTATTATGACGAATACGGCGCCATGCGCGACATGATCCAGAACCACCTGATGCAGCTGCTCTGCCTTGTCGCGATGGAGCCGCCGTGTTCGCTAGAGGCCGACAGTACCCGTGACGAAAAGGTCAAAGTCCTCCGTTCGCTCCGCCCTATGACACCGACCGACATCGAGCAGAAAAGCGTCCGCGCCCAGTACACCAGCGGTTCAAACGGCGGGGAGGCCGTCCCCGGCTACCAGGAAGGCGAAGGGGTCGAGAACAGTACGACCGAAACCTTTACCGCCCTGCGCGTCGATATCGACAACTGGCGCTGGAACGGGGTACCGTTTTATATCCGCAGCGGCAAACGAATGCGCCAGCGCTACTCCGAGATCGTGATCCAGTTCAAAACCGTACCCCACTCCATCTTTGCCAACAACGGCGCCTGCATCTCCGAGAACCAGCTGGTCATCTCCCTGCAGCCCAAAGAGAGTATCCGTCTCAAACTGATGAACAAGATTCCGGGTCTGAGCGAGAACATGCACCTGCAGCAGGTCGAACTCGAACTTAACGCCCCGATGAACAACCAGCGCAAACCGGAAGCCTATGAACGGCTGCTGCTGGATGTCATCCGGGCCAACCCGACGCTCTTTATGCGCCTGGACGAAGTCGAAGCCGCATGGAAGTGGACCGACGCCATCATCAAAGGCTGGGCGGCCAATATGACACCGATGAAAAAGTATAATGCCGGCACCGACGGGCCGAGTGCGGCGATCCATCTCATTGCACGTGACGGAAGGAGCTGGCACGATGAGTAA
- a CDS encoding DUF4147 domain-containing protein, with product MSNKKLLHRTFNALIEEIRPDNLIAQQCRYENDVFSVHGRDYPLQTYKNIHLLGSGKAVVPMAKALQSIMGDRIAQTLIVGAYENDIELDNTRYIKSTHPLPSQQSIDAAKALRKQLEILQEDDFFIYLLSGGNSAMVELPEASISLEDFQKTTALMLKGGMPIEEINSVRKHLSQVKGGKLAECTQAKGLVLVLSDVLDDDLHAIGSAPLYFDTTTFNDAIVSLEKHALFDHLPEGVQTFLKEGAEAKHPETPKSENTNIHHIILGSNTIVLNKAKALMDKAGIPATLSKKPLEGDATELARELVTFARNYQGERHCFIFGGEATVTVRGEGSGGRNQHLALSVLLLLDGECDVTFLSAATDGVDGNSDAAGALVDMHSRVYALAHEIDPQHYLETYDSNTFFSKTGELLITGPTHNNLLDIVMMLIEPTPQKGENNG from the coding sequence ATGTCCAATAAAAAGCTGTTGCACCGCACCTTTAACGCCCTGATCGAAGAGATCAGACCGGACAACCTGATCGCACAGCAATGCCGTTATGAAAATGATGTCTTTAGCGTGCACGGTCGTGATTATCCGCTTCAAACGTACAAAAACATACACCTGCTGGGCTCCGGAAAAGCGGTTGTACCGATGGCAAAAGCCTTACAATCCATCATGGGTGACAGGATTGCACAGACCCTGATCGTTGGCGCCTATGAGAACGATATAGAACTTGACAATACCCGTTACATAAAAAGTACCCATCCTCTCCCCTCGCAACAAAGTATCGACGCGGCTAAAGCGCTTCGAAAACAGCTTGAAATCCTGCAGGAAGATGACTTTTTCATCTACCTCCTCTCCGGCGGAAATTCGGCTATGGTCGAACTTCCCGAAGCATCGATAAGCCTTGAAGACTTTCAAAAAACAACGGCGCTGATGTTAAAAGGCGGTATGCCCATCGAAGAGATCAACAGTGTCCGCAAACATCTCTCGCAAGTCAAAGGCGGTAAACTGGCAGAATGCACCCAGGCCAAAGGGCTGGTCCTTGTCCTTTCGGATGTACTGGATGATGACCTCCATGCCATCGGTTCGGCACCGCTCTATTTTGACACGACCACCTTTAACGATGCCATAGTATCGCTTGAGAAGCATGCCCTGTTTGATCACTTGCCAGAGGGGGTGCAAACCTTCTTAAAAGAGGGCGCAGAAGCAAAACATCCGGAGACACCGAAGTCGGAGAACACCAACATTCACCATATTATCCTCGGTTCCAATACCATCGTACTGAACAAGGCAAAGGCCCTTATGGATAAAGCCGGTATTCCCGCAACACTTTCGAAGAAACCGTTAGAAGGGGACGCCACTGAACTGGCGCGTGAACTGGTGACGTTTGCACGAAACTATCAAGGTGAACGACACTGCTTCATCTTTGGCGGTGAAGCCACTGTCACTGTCCGGGGCGAAGGCAGCGGCGGACGCAACCAGCATCTGGCACTTTCTGTTTTACTGCTTCTTGACGGTGAATGCGACGTCACTTTTTTAAGTGCGGCCACCGACGGTGTCGACGGGAATTCAGATGCAGCCGGGGCACTTGTCGACATGCACAGCCGGGTCTATGCCCTCGCACATGAGATCGATCCGCAGCACTACCTTGAGACCTATGACTCCAACACCTTTTTTTCAAAGACAGGCGAACTTCTTATCACGGGGCCTACACACAACAACCTGCTCGATATCGTCATGATGTTGATCGAACCTACACCTCAAAAAGGAGAGAACAATGGCTGA
- the galU gene encoding UTP--glucose-1-phosphate uridylyltransferase GalU, which produces MITKCLFPAAGYGTRFLPATKAMPKEMLPVLTKPLIQYGVEEAMEAGCNVMSVITGRGKRAITDHFDISYELEHQIEGSSKEALLGGIRNIIDKCTFTYTRQNEMKGLGDAIYKGKVLVGEQDPFAVILADDLCVNPEGDGILKQMVELYNKYKCCIVATMEVPLEEVHKYGVIEGNMIEDDVYMVSNMVEKPDNDKAPTNLAVIGRYILTPDIFKVIEKTKPGKNGELQITDALCTQAKKGMVIAYKFKGKRFDCGSVDGFVEATNYFYDLEKEQ; this is translated from the coding sequence ATGATTACAAAATGTCTATTCCCTGCCGCAGGTTACGGAACACGATTTCTGCCTGCTACCAAAGCGATGCCTAAAGAGATGCTGCCGGTACTGACCAAACCGCTTATCCAGTACGGTGTCGAAGAGGCGATGGAGGCCGGATGCAACGTCATGAGTGTCATTACCGGTCGCGGTAAACGCGCTATTACGGACCACTTTGACATCTCATACGAACTTGAACACCAGATCGAAGGCTCTTCCAAAGAGGCCCTGCTCGGCGGCATCCGTAACATCATCGACAAGTGCACCTTTACCTATACCCGCCAAAACGAGATGAAAGGCCTCGGTGATGCCATCTATAAAGGCAAGGTTCTCGTCGGCGAGCAGGACCCTTTCGCCGTGATACTCGCGGACGACCTCTGCGTCAACCCCGAAGGTGACGGCATTCTCAAACAGATGGTCGAGCTTTACAACAAGTATAAGTGCTGCATCGTCGCAACCATGGAAGTCCCGCTCGAAGAGGTCCACAAATACGGTGTCATCGAAGGGAACATGATCGAAGACGACGTCTATATGGTCTCCAACATGGTCGAAAAACCCGACAACGACAAGGCACCGACCAACCTCGCCGTTATCGGCCGCTATATCCTGACCCCGGATATCTTCAAAGTCATCGAGAAGACAAAACCGGGCAAGAACGGTGAACTTCAGATCACCGATGCCCTCTGTACACAGGCCAAAAAAGGGATGGTCATCGCCTATAAATTCAAAGGCAAGCGCTTTGACTGCGGGAGTGTCGACGGTTTTGTGGAAGCGACCAACTACTTCTACGATCTGGAAAAAGAACAATAG
- a CDS encoding carbon-nitrogen hydrolase family protein — MQHSPFKMAVVQATPVFMDRDASVEKACGLIAEAGKAGAKLVVFPEAFIPGYPDWIWQVPPGQMRLNQSLYAKLLEASVSVPSDATERLGEAAKEAGVYLSIGINERSSSGGSVYNSLLYLGPDGGILGCHQKLVPTIAERTVWGYGDPATLEVYETEIGRLGGLICWENYMPLVRQSLYEKGIGLYVAPTYDEGEAWQASMRHIGKEGRVYIAGCCMVLRKEDVLKALPELEPFYEHVGEWINKGNSMIADPNGNVLAEPLSKEEGTLYAEVDPQKLLGSKWNLDVAGHYARPDAFSLWTRTFEQNRDESQKGESETEEA; from the coding sequence ATGCAGCATTCACCTTTTAAAATGGCCGTGGTTCAGGCTACCCCTGTTTTTATGGACCGTGACGCCAGCGTTGAAAAGGCCTGTGGACTCATAGCGGAAGCGGGGAAGGCGGGGGCGAAACTTGTCGTCTTTCCCGAAGCTTTTATCCCCGGCTATCCGGACTGGATATGGCAGGTCCCGCCCGGACAAATGCGTCTGAACCAGTCGCTGTACGCCAAACTTCTCGAAGCTTCTGTTTCCGTGCCTTCGGATGCGACCGAACGGCTGGGGGAGGCGGCAAAAGAGGCCGGTGTCTACCTGAGCATCGGCATCAATGAGCGCAGTTCAAGCGGCGGTTCTGTCTACAACTCTCTGCTCTACCTCGGACCTGACGGCGGAATTCTCGGTTGTCATCAGAAACTGGTGCCGACCATCGCCGAACGCACGGTCTGGGGGTATGGCGACCCGGCGACATTGGAGGTCTACGAGACGGAGATCGGCAGGCTAGGCGGCCTTATATGCTGGGAGAACTACATGCCGCTGGTGCGCCAAAGTCTTTATGAAAAAGGGATCGGCCTCTATGTCGCACCCACCTATGACGAAGGGGAGGCGTGGCAGGCGAGCATGCGCCATATCGGTAAAGAGGGGCGCGTCTATATCGCCGGATGCTGCATGGTCCTGCGCAAAGAGGATGTGCTGAAGGCGCTGCCCGAACTGGAACCCTTCTACGAGCACGTGGGCGAGTGGATCAACAAAGGCAACAGCATGATCGCCGATCCGAACGGCAATGTGTTGGCAGAACCGCTTAGTAAAGAGGAGGGGACCCTATATGCGGAGGTCGACCCGCAAAAGCTGTTGGGGAGTAAGTGGAACCTCGATGTCGCCGGACACTATGCCCGTCCCGATGCCTTCAGCCTTTGGACGCGGACCTTTGAGCAGAACAGAGACGAGTCGCAAAAGGGAGAAAGTGAAACCGAGGAGGCGTAA
- a CDS encoding sugar phosphorylase, with product MKHISDPDHTINRRLHKLYSPEIAERAVNDIIDLVFKYKQRITSKEYHLSEKDIILITYGDQVNRNHEASLQTLYSFLENHLHGIVNSVHILPFYPSSSDSGFSVVNYSAVDPHMGSWREIETISAHYRLMVDGVINHVSQYSDWFKAFLAGDTYFKDFFTEVDPAVDLSKVVRPRATPVLSEFVDNEGKIHNIWTTFSRDQVDLNYKNHRVLRNVLDALFYYIEKGATLIRLDAIAFIWKEIGTECVHLPQTHELIQLMREVLHEVAPEVIIITETNVPHHENVSYFGSGDDEAQMVYNFALPPLLLHAIMHGDTTTLTSWAQTLTLPSNKVCFFNFTASHDGIGLRPVKGILTEEDIDYMVTAIQEHGGLVSYRAEEDGSQSPYEINCSYIDALTHPDESDVIRFKRMLLSQATVLVMPGVPGIYFHSLVGSRNYHDGVKHTGINRAINREKYHIDWLENELSTQGTLAKTMLDSYKRLISIRISEKAFNPFGRFRFYDLDKRLFVVDQSCCEETEYVLALHNFSDESVTVKLPDEFNLPLKDLLSTYEVDTAKEVTLEPYQIMWLRGEH from the coding sequence ATGAAGCACATCTCCGATCCCGACCACACTATCAACAGACGCTTGCACAAACTCTACTCTCCCGAAATAGCAGAACGTGCCGTCAATGATATCATCGACCTTGTCTTTAAATACAAACAGCGTATCACCTCAAAAGAGTACCATCTGAGTGAAAAGGATATCATCCTTATCACCTACGGCGACCAGGTCAACCGTAACCACGAAGCCTCGCTGCAGACGCTTTACAGTTTTTTGGAGAATCACCTGCATGGCATCGTGAACTCTGTCCACATTCTCCCTTTTTATCCCTCATCATCGGACAGCGGATTTTCGGTTGTAAACTACTCTGCGGTCGATCCGCATATGGGTTCATGGCGCGAGATCGAAACCATCAGCGCCCACTACCGTCTAATGGTCGATGGTGTCATCAACCACGTCTCCCAGTATTCCGACTGGTTCAAAGCCTTCCTCGCCGGCGACACCTACTTCAAGGATTTTTTTACGGAGGTCGACCCGGCTGTCGACTTGAGTAAAGTGGTCCGCCCGCGTGCGACGCCGGTTCTGAGCGAGTTCGTAGACAACGAGGGCAAGATCCATAACATCTGGACCACCTTCAGCAGAGACCAGGTCGATCTCAACTACAAAAACCACCGTGTCCTGCGCAATGTACTGGATGCACTTTTCTACTACATCGAAAAAGGGGCGACACTGATACGGCTTGATGCCATTGCGTTCATCTGGAAAGAGATCGGTACCGAATGCGTCCACCTTCCCCAGACCCATGAACTTATCCAGTTGATGCGTGAGGTCTTGCACGAAGTGGCACCCGAGGTGATCATCATCACCGAGACCAATGTCCCCCACCATGAGAATGTCTCCTATTTCGGAAGCGGTGACGATGAAGCGCAGATGGTCTACAATTTTGCCCTGCCGCCGCTGCTGCTGCACGCAATCATGCACGGCGATACGACCACCCTCACTTCCTGGGCACAGACCCTGACCCTGCCAAGCAATAAGGTCTGCTTTTTCAACTTTACGGCCAGCCACGACGGTATCGGTCTGCGTCCTGTCAAAGGGATACTCACTGAAGAAGATATTGACTATATGGTCACCGCCATTCAAGAGCATGGCGGTCTGGTCTCATACCGGGCCGAAGAAGACGGTTCACAGAGTCCATATGAGATCAACTGCAGTTATATCGACGCATTGACGCATCCTGACGAAAGTGACGTGATACGATTCAAGCGAATGCTGTTGTCACAGGCGACAGTCTTGGTTATGCCGGGTGTTCCGGGCATCTACTTTCACTCGCTTGTCGGTTCGAGAAACTATCACGACGGGGTCAAACACACCGGTATCAACCGTGCTATCAACCGTGAAAAATACCACATCGACTGGCTGGAGAACGAACTCTCGACACAGGGCACGCTTGCCAAGACCATGCTCGACAGTTACAAACGTCTGATCTCAATCCGTATCAGTGAAAAAGCCTTCAACCCTTTTGGCCGTTTTCGCTTTTATGATCTTGACAAACGTCTCTTTGTTGTCGATCAAAGCTGCTGTGAAGAGACAGAGTATGTTTTGGCCCTGCATAACTTCTCCGATGAAAGTGTCACGGTGAAGCTCCCGGACGAATTCAACTTGCCGTTAAAAGACCTGCTCTCAACGTATGAGGTTGACACGGCCAAAGAGGTCACCCTTGAACCGTATCAGATAATGTGGCTGAGAGGCGAACACTAA
- the eda gene encoding bifunctional 4-hydroxy-2-oxoglutarate aldolase/2-dehydro-3-deoxy-phosphogluconate aldolase, giving the protein MNAYDVMSISPIVPVIALDNERDALPLAEALLEGGIRIMEITLRTPAGLTSIETIAKTMPEMHVGAGTVCNPSDLKSALEHGSGFVFSPGITPGLIASAEANKIPFIPGVGSASEVMLAQNSGLLHVKLFPATVVGGTSALKAFGGPFASMRFCPTGGITLANMNDFLKLDNVLCVGGSWIVPKGAIMQGDFKQITALAREALQSIR; this is encoded by the coding sequence ATGAACGCCTATGATGTCATGAGTATCTCGCCGATCGTCCCCGTTATCGCCCTGGACAATGAAAGAGACGCCCTCCCTTTGGCTGAAGCGCTTTTGGAAGGCGGTATCAGGATCATGGAGATCACCCTCCGCACTCCGGCCGGGTTGACGTCCATTGAAACGATCGCCAAAACGATGCCCGAGATGCATGTCGGTGCGGGTACCGTCTGTAATCCGTCCGACCTGAAAAGTGCACTCGAACACGGGTCCGGTTTTGTCTTCAGCCCCGGTATCACGCCGGGGCTCATCGCCAGTGCCGAAGCGAACAAGATCCCTTTTATCCCGGGTGTCGGCAGTGCCTCCGAGGTCATGCTCGCACAAAACAGCGGCCTGCTGCACGTCAAACTCTTTCCTGCAACGGTCGTCGGCGGGACATCGGCACTCAAAGCCTTTGGCGGCCCTTTTGCCTCTATGCGCTTCTGCCCCACAGGCGGTATCACCCTTGCCAACATGAACGACTTTTTGAAACTCGACAACGTTTTATGCGTCGGCGGCAGCTGGATCGTCCCGAAAGGGGCGATCATGCAAGGCGATTTCAAACAGATCACCGCCCTGGCCAGAGAAGCACTTCAGAGCATACGCTGA